A genomic region of Trifolium pratense cultivar HEN17-A07 linkage group LG3, ARS_RC_1.1, whole genome shotgun sequence contains the following coding sequences:
- the LOC123917976 gene encoding cation/H(+) antiporter 4-like, giving the protein MVPVFEDYKRKLFPYGSQDTLASITALGYVLFLFETGIKMDFCTIMRTGRKAWVIMFFGLVSPIIFGFATRNVKGMDAFSNSPLEGNIIMIGHNTTSFAVVVALLNDLKLLNSELGRLALSVSLIGDLLSNIFITISSTMVSSSDHISFGMRLGSLFGIAIFVLFIYRPAMFWVVEHTPEGKEVKDIYVNIVIGILFSLCWFSGYLERGPVFLPFIFGLATPEGPPLGSTLIKRIHLLGLKLFLPIFMTTSTMKVEYGFWNSSSTSTLDVFLYVLFLGYFVRMVACFICSLFFNMPPKDAITLSLLLNCKGVVQVTMYSTALDRNDILSHTHCVIILIIMVSICITHLLVKRLYDPSRKYAGYEKRNLFSLKHNSEWKILVVIHKQHHVTPITEVIDLCHPIAERPITVDALHLIELVGRSSPIFISHKKKKVVALNLHDSYSDNVVLNLKLYEHDKLGAAIINPYTAISPLNLMHEDVCHLAFDKLSSIIILPFHKKWFSDGKLEYEDKNIRSLNCSVLERSPCSVGILVTRGIRQTDSLFRLALVFLGGRDDREALCLANRAAQDPNVELVIYHIVDKKRTSEDMENLETRLDIAMLKDSKISHSGLGNVAYEVIEVEGGSQTIDVLRQMGEEHDFIIVGRRHGIKSPQTYGLQEWSEFPELGPVGDILASSDLDCKASVLVVQQQQQICM; this is encoded by the exons ATGGTGCCGGTATTTGAGGACTACAAGAGGAAGTTGTTTCCTTATGGAAGTCAAGATACACTTGCATCAATAACAGCACTTGGTTATGTGTTATTCCTATTTGAAACAGgtataaaaatggatttttgCACGATCATGAGAACGGGAAGAAAAGCATGGGTGATTATGTTTTTCGGGTTAGTAAGCCCTATTATATTTGGTTTTGCTACCCGAAATGTAAAGGGTATGGATGCTTTTAGCAACAGTCCCCTTGAAGGAAATATAATAATGATAGGACACAATACAACTTCATTCGCCGTGGTTGTTGCTCTTTTAAATGACCTTAAACTTCTAAACTCCGAACTTGGACGATTAGCATTATCTGTTTCTTTGATTGGTGACCTATTGAGTAACATTTTTATAACTATATCCTCAACTATGGTGAGTTCGAGTGATCATATTTCATTTGGCATGAGATTAGGATCTTTATTCGGCATAGCTATCTTCGTTCTGTTCATCTATCGTCCCGCAATGTTTTGGGTTGTTGAACACACTCCTGAAGGAAAAGAAGTTAAGGATATTTATGTCAACATTGTTATTGGGATTCTATTTAGTTTGTGTTGGTTTTCAGGATACCTAGAAAGAGGACCTGTCTTTTTACCGTTTATTTTTGGATTGGCTACACCAGAAGGACCTCCATTAGGATCTACATTGATTAAAAGAATTCATTTGTTAGGCCTAAAATTGTTTTTGCCAATTTTTATGACTACTAGTACAATGAAAGTAGAATATGGCTTTTGGAATTCATCATCAACATCGACACTTGATGTATTTTTGTATGTTCTATTTTTGGGTTATTTTGTCAGAATGGTAGCATGTTTTATATGTTCACTCTTTTTCAACATGCCTCCAAAGGATGCTATCACTCTTTCCTTGCTTTTGAACTGCAAAGGTGTTGTGCAAGTAACCATGTACTCTACTGCATTGGATAGAAAT GATATCCTTTCCCATACACATTGTGTGATTATACTGATAATCATGGTTTCAATCTGCATAACTCATTTGCTGGTAAAACGTTTGTATGATCCTTCAAGAAAATATGCTGGCTACGAAAAGAGGAACTTATTCAGTTTGAAACACAACTCAGAATGGAAGATACTAGTTGTCATTCATAAACAACATCATGTAACTCCTATTACGGAAGTAATCGATCTATGTCACCCTATAGCCGAACGTCCTATCACCGTAGACGCGTTGCATTTAATCGAGTTAGTTGGAAGATCCTCACCTATTTTCATTTCtcacaagaagaaaaaagttgTTGCTTTAAACTTACATGACTCTTACTCTGATAATGTTGTTCTTAATCTCAAACTATATGAACATGATAAACTAGGTGCAGCAATAATAAACCCTTACACTGCCATATCTCCACTTAATTTGATGCATGAAGATGTTTGTCACTTAGCATTTGACAAACTTTCATCAATTATAATCCTtccttttcataaaaaatggtttagtGATGGTAAGCTTGAATATGAAGACAAGAATATAAGGTCTTTAAACTGCTCAGTCTTGGAAAGATCTCCATGCTCAGTTGGAATCCTAGTGACTCGTGGTATTCGTCAAACGGATTCATTATTTCGATTAGCTTTAGTATTTTTAGGTGGAAGAGATGATAGAGAGGCATTATGTTTGGCGAATCGGGCAGCGCAAGACCCTAATGTTGAGCTTGTGATATATCACATTGTAGACAAGAAGAGAACTTCAGAGGACATGGAAAATTTGGAAACAAGGTTGGATATAGCAATGTTAAAAGATAGTAAGATATCACACTCTGGATTGGGAAATGTAGCATATGAAGTAATTGAAGTTGAGGGTGGATCACAAACAATTGATGTTCTTAGACAAATGGGAGAAGAACATGATTTTATTATAGTTGGGAGAAGACATGGAATCAAATCTCCACAGACATATGGGCTTCAAGAATGGAGTGAGTTTCCTGAGTTAGGTCCTGTTGGAGATATTTTGGCTTCATCTGATCTTGATTGTAAAGCTTCTGTTTTAGTTgtgcagcaacaacaacaaatatgcATGTAG